The following are encoded in a window of Paenibacillus polymyxa genomic DNA:
- a CDS encoding PolC-type DNA polymerase III, producing the protein MGGAEEKRKRLELLMKQVGMPAGVVEPYFLDGWIDQVEISRTNKDWNITIAKETLVPAQVYRTFCIQVQEKMSHIAKITFRFQYSEQIQPGDIISEYWKLFLEWVHREIPSVNGWMNRAVHEWEDGLLLLTMSDSMSLELARKKQIDQAIIKFYDKYFGLSMRIKVQVGESNQEALQQFQEKKMQEEREVIQQMMESMESEMPPLDEEEGDVRLQFGYDIKEPAVPMQDIQDEEKKVTLQGTIFGLDSKELRNGSTLFTYYLTDFSDSLQMKMFAKTKEDLKILSLLANGKWVKVRGRVEYDRFMQIPELVMIPSDLVEVQAPPTRKDNAEEKRVEFHLHTKMSAMDAVASIDQYVKTAAKWGHKAIAVTDHGGVQCYPDAAKAAKKNGIKMIYGIEANVVNDAVEVVMQAQPLNLKTATYVVFDIETTGLSVTQNKIIEIAAVKMHDGKEVDRYATFVNPHERIPYNIQQLTNINDEMVKDAPDVEPVMKEFVAFAGDAVLVAHNARFDVGFIQATLRNMGLPEMTNPVLDTLELARLLFPTMKNHRLNTLTTKYKVALESHHRAIDDTVALTEVLNGLLNDAEQIKGLKMLDRLNDYVGKDLSTVRPFHCCIYALNPIGKKNLYKLVSMSHTEYFKRVPCIPKSKLSEMRDGLLIISGCEKGEFFEAVLNKSEEEAEEIAQFYDVLEIQPLTMYMHLVEKQLVSGPDALKTAIRKVCEIGRRLDKPVIATGNVHYLETRDKLYRDITIHGITGFSPLKDIRKPDAHLRTTDEMLAEFEFLGEEKAYEVVVKNTSELADRFEELELFPDKLFTPLLDGADEEIRNTCYETAKSIYGEELPEVVVARLEKELEPIIKYGFSANYLISERLVKKSNKDGYLVGSRGSVGSSVVATFLGISEVNPLPAHYICGNPECRHSEWILDGSVPSGFDLPDKNCPKCGGKLKGEGQDIPFETFLGFKGDKVPDIDLNFSGEYQPVAHNYTKVLFGEKSVFRAGTIGTVAEKTAFGFAKKYEEAHHKKWRGAELNRLASGCTGVKRSTGQHPGGIVVVPDYIEVEDITPVQYPADDTSSEWKTTHFDYHAFDANLLKLDILGHDDPTMMRMLQDLTGVDPTTIPMNDPKVMSMFNSTEALGVTPQQIRTPVATYGVPEMGTKFVRQMLVESQPSSFADLLQISGLSHGTGVWLGNAQELIKNNTCNIKTVIGCRDDIMLFLIYKAGMDAGLAFKITESVRKGKGLSAEWIEEMKKCKVPQWYIDSCLKIQYMFPKAHAAAYVISAVRTAYFKLYHPIEYYATYFSVRAADFDIELCCQGYDAIARKIVEIEQLGFQAPPKEKGMLPILEMALEMTARGFSFKSIDLYRSEATRFKVDGDSLIPPFGALQGIGDNAARNIAASREHGEFLSVEDFQQKSKASKTIVEMLSQMGCFRGLPESNQLSLF; encoded by the coding sequence ATGGGCGGAGCTGAAGAAAAGAGAAAGCGGCTGGAACTGCTGATGAAGCAAGTTGGGATGCCGGCTGGAGTGGTTGAACCTTATTTTTTGGACGGTTGGATTGATCAAGTGGAGATTAGCCGTACCAATAAGGATTGGAATATCACCATTGCCAAGGAGACACTGGTCCCCGCTCAGGTGTATCGTACGTTCTGTATTCAAGTACAGGAAAAAATGAGTCACATCGCAAAAATTACGTTCCGTTTTCAGTATAGTGAGCAGATTCAGCCTGGTGATATCATTAGTGAATACTGGAAACTTTTTCTAGAGTGGGTGCATCGTGAGATCCCATCTGTTAACGGTTGGATGAATCGGGCTGTGCATGAGTGGGAAGACGGTCTATTATTGCTGACGATGAGCGACAGTATGTCATTGGAACTGGCGCGTAAAAAACAGATAGATCAAGCTATCATCAAATTTTACGATAAATATTTCGGACTCTCTATGCGCATTAAAGTCCAAGTGGGTGAAAGTAACCAGGAGGCATTACAGCAATTCCAAGAAAAGAAGATGCAGGAAGAACGCGAAGTTATTCAGCAGATGATGGAAAGTATGGAATCCGAAATGCCGCCTTTGGATGAAGAAGAAGGAGACGTACGGCTTCAATTTGGTTATGACATCAAAGAACCAGCTGTTCCGATGCAAGATATTCAGGACGAAGAGAAAAAAGTCACCTTACAAGGAACAATCTTCGGTTTGGATAGTAAAGAATTGCGCAATGGCAGTACGTTGTTTACGTATTATTTGACCGACTTTAGTGATTCCCTGCAAATGAAAATGTTTGCTAAAACTAAAGAAGATCTAAAGATCCTCAGTTTGTTGGCTAACGGGAAATGGGTCAAAGTGCGGGGGCGAGTTGAATATGATCGTTTTATGCAAATTCCCGAGCTGGTTATGATTCCTTCCGATCTAGTTGAAGTACAGGCTCCACCCACACGTAAGGATAATGCAGAGGAAAAACGGGTTGAGTTCCATCTCCACACAAAGATGAGTGCTATGGATGCTGTTGCCTCGATTGATCAATACGTCAAAACAGCTGCCAAATGGGGGCACAAGGCGATTGCGGTCACTGATCATGGCGGTGTGCAGTGCTACCCTGATGCTGCTAAGGCTGCAAAGAAAAACGGCATTAAAATGATCTACGGTATTGAGGCCAACGTGGTTAATGATGCCGTTGAGGTTGTAATGCAGGCACAACCATTAAATTTGAAAACAGCGACTTATGTCGTTTTTGATATTGAAACCACCGGTTTATCGGTTACACAGAATAAAATCATTGAGATTGCGGCTGTAAAAATGCATGATGGCAAAGAAGTTGATCGTTATGCTACCTTTGTTAATCCGCATGAGCGCATACCATACAATATCCAGCAACTGACCAACATTAACGATGAAATGGTCAAGGACGCGCCGGATGTAGAACCTGTTATGAAGGAGTTTGTAGCTTTTGCTGGCGATGCTGTATTGGTTGCCCATAATGCGCGATTTGATGTCGGCTTTATCCAGGCGACCCTTCGAAATATGGGGTTGCCTGAAATGACCAATCCGGTACTGGATACACTAGAACTGGCTCGTTTACTGTTTCCAACAATGAAAAACCACCGTCTGAATACGCTGACGACCAAATATAAAGTGGCGCTAGAAAGCCATCACCGAGCCATTGACGATACAGTCGCACTGACTGAAGTGCTGAATGGCTTGCTGAATGATGCGGAACAAATTAAGGGTTTAAAAATGCTCGATCGTCTGAATGATTATGTGGGTAAGGATTTATCGACCGTTCGTCCTTTTCACTGCTGTATTTATGCCCTCAATCCGATTGGTAAAAAAAATCTGTACAAGCTGGTTTCGATGTCTCATACCGAATATTTCAAGCGTGTGCCTTGTATTCCTAAATCCAAATTGTCAGAAATGAGAGACGGATTGCTTATTATTTCTGGTTGCGAAAAAGGAGAGTTCTTCGAGGCTGTGTTGAACAAGTCCGAGGAAGAGGCCGAGGAAATTGCACAGTTTTATGATGTGTTGGAGATTCAACCTTTGACGATGTATATGCATTTAGTAGAAAAACAACTGGTAAGCGGGCCTGATGCTCTGAAAACGGCAATACGCAAAGTATGCGAAATTGGACGGCGACTTGATAAGCCCGTAATTGCAACAGGCAATGTTCACTATTTGGAAACTCGCGATAAGTTGTACCGTGATATTACGATACACGGCATTACGGGATTTAGCCCGCTAAAAGATATTCGTAAGCCAGATGCGCATTTACGCACCACAGACGAAATGCTGGCAGAATTCGAGTTTTTGGGCGAGGAAAAAGCCTATGAAGTCGTTGTGAAGAATACCAGTGAGTTGGCGGATCGATTTGAGGAGCTGGAGCTGTTCCCTGACAAGCTGTTCACACCTTTGCTGGATGGGGCGGACGAGGAAATCCGCAACACTTGCTACGAGACAGCTAAATCCATCTATGGTGAGGAATTGCCCGAAGTGGTTGTAGCCCGTCTTGAAAAAGAACTAGAGCCGATTATTAAATACGGTTTCTCTGCCAACTATCTCATTTCCGAGCGTTTGGTTAAAAAGTCTAATAAGGATGGATATCTGGTAGGTTCACGGGGTTCTGTTGGATCTTCTGTGGTCGCTACCTTTCTCGGTATTTCCGAGGTTAATCCACTGCCTGCACATTATATTTGCGGTAATCCTGAATGCAGACATAGCGAATGGATTTTGGACGGTAGTGTGCCGAGCGGATTTGACTTGCCGGACAAGAACTGTCCCAAATGCGGTGGCAAACTGAAGGGTGAGGGACAGGATATTCCGTTTGAAACGTTTCTTGGGTTTAAGGGAGATAAAGTTCCCGATATTGACTTGAACTTCTCTGGCGAATATCAACCTGTCGCACATAACTATACGAAAGTACTGTTTGGTGAGAAAAGTGTATTCCGTGCTGGAACCATCGGTACAGTTGCCGAGAAAACAGCCTTTGGCTTTGCAAAGAAATATGAAGAGGCGCATCATAAAAAATGGCGTGGGGCTGAGCTGAACAGGCTGGCTTCGGGCTGTACAGGGGTCAAACGCAGTACCGGGCAACATCCAGGCGGAATTGTCGTTGTTCCCGATTATATTGAGGTCGAAGATATTACGCCGGTACAGTACCCCGCCGATGATACAAGCTCGGAATGGAAAACAACGCATTTTGATTATCACGCTTTTGATGCGAATTTACTCAAACTCGATATTCTGGGTCATGATGACCCGACCATGATGAGGATGCTTCAGGATTTGACTGGTGTCGATCCTACGACCATTCCAATGAATGATCCAAAGGTGATGAGCATGTTCAACTCCACGGAGGCGCTCGGTGTAACACCCCAGCAAATCCGCACACCTGTAGCTACCTATGGTGTACCAGAAATGGGGACGAAGTTTGTACGCCAAATGCTAGTAGAGTCGCAGCCAAGTTCTTTTGCTGACTTACTGCAAATATCCGGACTGTCTCACGGCACGGGCGTATGGTTGGGGAACGCACAGGAACTGATTAAGAATAATACCTGTAACATCAAGACTGTAATTGGTTGCCGTGATGACATCATGCTATTTTTGATTTACAAGGCAGGGATGGACGCAGGTCTGGCCTTTAAAATTACGGAGAGCGTACGTAAAGGTAAGGGGCTTAGTGCTGAATGGATTGAGGAAATGAAAAAATGCAAGGTGCCACAGTGGTACATTGATTCCTGTCTGAAAATCCAGTACATGTTTCCGAAGGCGCATGCTGCAGCCTACGTTATTTCAGCAGTGCGCACAGCGTACTTTAAGCTGTATCATCCGATTGAATATTATGCGACTTACTTTTCAGTACGTGCAGCCGATTTTGATATTGAGCTGTGCTGTCAGGGATATGATGCAATCGCACGGAAGATTGTCGAAATCGAGCAACTCGGCTTTCAGGCACCGCCCAAAGAAAAAGGGATGCTTCCGATCCTGGAAATGGCTCTGGAAATGACGGCTCGCGGGTTTAGTTTTAAATCCATTGATTTGTACCGTTCTGAAGCTACACGCTTCAAGGTGGATGGAGATTCACTCATTCCGCCATTCGGAGCTCTTCAGGGAATTGGAGACAATGCAGCACGTAACATCGCAGCCTCCCGTGAACATGGTGAATTTTTGTCTGTCGAGGATTTTCAACAAAAATCGAAAGCTAGTAAAACCATTGTCGAAATGCTGTCCCAGATGGGTTGCTTTCGAGGTCTGCCAGAGAGTAATCAGCTGTCTCTGTTTTAA
- the rimP gene encoding ribosome maturation factor RimP yields MSTPKIKSVVEEMAQPFLDEHGFELVDVEYVKEGSNWFLRVFVDKDGGIDLDDCSMISEYLGQKLDENDPVSTAYFLEVSSPGAERPLKKAEDVTKAVGKNVFVTTYEPINGLKEFEGRLLSFEDGELTVQSGQKKHAIPYDKVAGARLAIIF; encoded by the coding sequence TTGAGCACACCAAAGATCAAATCAGTAGTAGAAGAAATGGCCCAACCTTTCCTCGATGAGCATGGTTTTGAACTGGTCGATGTCGAGTATGTCAAAGAGGGTAGCAATTGGTTTCTTCGCGTTTTTGTGGACAAAGACGGAGGAATTGATCTGGACGACTGCAGTATGATCAGTGAATATCTGGGTCAAAAGTTGGATGAAAATGACCCTGTTTCTACAGCATATTTTCTGGAAGTGTCTTCACCAGGCGCCGAAAGACCGCTGAAAAAAGCGGAGGACGTTACTAAAGCGGTAGGCAAAAACGTATTCGTTACTACATACGAGCCGATCAACGGCCTGAAGGAATTCGAAGGTCGTTTGCTTTCTTTTGAAGACGGGGAACTCACCGTTCAAAGCGGACAAAAGAAGCATGCCATACCTTATGACAAGGTAGCTGGTGCAAGGCTCGCGATCATATTTTAA
- the nusA gene encoding transcription termination factor NusA, translating to MSMDFIEAMNELEREKGISKDVLFEAIEAALISSYKRNFNTAQNVRVDMNRNSGVIKVYARKLIVEEVLDPRTEISLPAAREINPHFQLEDIAEIEVTPRDFGRIAAQTAKQVVTQRIREAERGLIYNKFVDKEEDIVTGTVQRQDPRNIYIDLGKVEAVLPLGELMPNEKFSHLDRIKAYITKVENTTKGPQIMLSRSHPGLLKRLFELEVPEIFDGVVEIRSVAREAGFRSKIAVHSRNAEVDPVGSCVGPRGTRVQTIVNELRGEKIDIVRYSDNVDEYVANALSPSKVLEVQVFEEEKMARVIVPDYQLSLAIGIKGQNARLAAKLTGWKIDIKSETQAEEELGRPRTSTDEMHQDSVSVD from the coding sequence ATGAGTATGGATTTTATTGAAGCAATGAACGAGTTGGAAAGAGAAAAGGGGATCAGCAAGGATGTGCTGTTTGAGGCCATTGAAGCAGCCTTGATTTCCAGTTACAAACGGAATTTCAACACCGCACAAAACGTGCGTGTTGATATGAACCGCAACTCGGGAGTCATTAAGGTATATGCCCGCAAGCTGATCGTTGAGGAGGTATTGGATCCTCGCACCGAGATTTCGTTGCCTGCGGCCCGTGAGATTAACCCGCATTTTCAGTTGGAAGATATCGCTGAAATCGAAGTCACACCACGTGATTTTGGACGGATTGCTGCACAAACTGCGAAGCAAGTCGTGACCCAGCGTATCCGCGAAGCGGAACGGGGACTGATCTACAACAAGTTTGTGGACAAGGAAGAAGATATTGTAACAGGAACTGTACAGCGCCAAGACCCGCGTAACATTTATATTGATCTTGGTAAGGTGGAAGCGGTTCTCCCGTTAGGTGAATTGATGCCTAATGAGAAATTTAGCCATCTGGATCGAATCAAGGCTTATATTACCAAAGTAGAAAACACAACCAAAGGACCGCAAATTATGCTGTCCCGATCACATCCGGGTCTGCTTAAGCGTTTGTTCGAACTCGAAGTGCCTGAAATTTTTGATGGTGTTGTAGAGATTCGTTCCGTAGCGCGTGAAGCAGGCTTCCGTTCTAAAATCGCGGTTCATTCCCGTAACGCCGAGGTTGACCCGGTTGGCTCTTGTGTGGGTCCTAGAGGAACACGTGTACAGACTATTGTAAATGAGCTGCGTGGCGAAAAAATCGACATTGTACGTTATTCCGATAATGTTGATGAATACGTGGCTAATGCGCTGAGCCCATCCAAGGTGCTCGAAGTGCAAGTATTTGAAGAAGAGAAAATGGCGCGTGTTATTGTGCCTGATTATCAGCTTTCTCTTGCTATTGGTATCAAAGGGCAAAATGCTCGTCTTGCTGCTAAGCTTACGGGCTGGAAAATTGATATTAAGAGTGAAACACAGGCGGAGGAAGAACTCGGCAGACCGAGAACATCCACCGATGAAATGCATCAGGATTCCGTTTCTGTAGATTAA
- the rnpM gene encoding RNase P modulator RnpM: MKQRKIPLRKCVACHEMMPKKQLIRVVKTPEDEVLIDLTGKKSGRGAYLCGKAACFKLAQKSKALDRALKHSVHPDIYEQLSRDFAAVEEEFLAAQGSVQDE, encoded by the coding sequence ATGAAACAGAGAAAGATACCTTTGCGCAAATGTGTGGCCTGTCATGAAATGATGCCAAAGAAGCAGTTGATCCGTGTCGTCAAAACCCCTGAAGACGAAGTGTTGATTGACTTGACTGGCAAAAAGTCGGGACGCGGCGCTTACTTGTGCGGCAAAGCCGCCTGCTTCAAGCTGGCTCAAAAGAGCAAGGCACTGGATCGAGCATTGAAGCACTCGGTTCATCCTGATATTTATGAGCAGCTAAGTCGTGATTTTGCTGCCGTCGAGGAAGAATTCCTGGCGGCACAAGGCAGCGTGCAGGATGAATAA
- a CDS encoding L7Ae/L30e/S12e/Gadd45 family ribosomal protein produces the protein MNKALSGLGLAMRAGKLLTGDEIVFKAIRSSEAKLVILAKDASMNTQKKFRDKCGTYKIPLLIGFDRESLGSSIGKPERVVLAVTDQGFAKLIKKHAGIMSEVEYIE, from the coding sequence ATGAATAAGGCGCTGTCTGGATTGGGTCTTGCCATGAGAGCTGGCAAGCTGCTAACAGGTGATGAGATCGTTTTTAAAGCGATCAGGTCTTCAGAAGCCAAGCTGGTCATTCTTGCGAAAGATGCTTCAATGAATACTCAAAAGAAATTCCGCGACAAATGCGGGACGTACAAAATCCCCTTATTGATAGGATTTGACCGGGAAAGCTTGGGAAGCAGTATCGGCAAACCTGAACGGGTTGTGCTGGCTGTGACGGATCAAGGATTCGCGAAATTGATCAAGAAACATGCGGGGATAATGTCGGAGGTGGAGTATATTGAGTAA
- the infB gene encoding translation initiation factor IF-2 yields the protein MSKQESKDKVRVYEYAKSLNMSSKEIITILKRLDIPVNNHMSVMEHDAVGKVESFFKNIKSNAAAKQGGAGTAQVSSNQAGSSQNSNHSTEQTKNQQEKQVSMNRTNNNQNSNRSSAPKAQSSQQGGQNRSQQSTSRPTGQQSTQNRSNGQQQGGQQRPSGNTGSRPQGNQSTNSRPQGSSQGGTAVRTSSSTGSNNANRSGGNRTGSNSNNSGNRSGQGRFDDNRQGGGRGGNGGRGGNNRGGSNRGGKFNNRGKGQQQERREKIDNTPKKIIVRGEMTVGETAKLLHKDASEVIKKLIMLGTMATINQELDMDTILLLAGDFGVEVEVKIPVEEDRFETVEENDDPADLRTRPPVVTIMGHVDHGKTTLLDAIRSTNVTGGEAGGITQHIGAYQVEINSKKITFLDTPGHEAFTAMRARGAQVTDMTIIVVAADDGVMPQTVEAINHAKAAGLPIIVAVNKIDKPDANPDKVKQELTEYELVPEEWGGDTIFVNVSAKQRMGLEDLLEMILLVAEVNEYKANPNKRARGTIIEAELDKGRGSVARILVQNGTLKVGDAFVAGNCFGRVRAMVNDKGRRLKEAGPSTPVEITGLTEVPLAGDPFMVFEDERKARAIADRRAITQRQSDLGSNTRVTLDDLFQHIKDGEMKDLNVIIKGDVQGSVEALKGSLNKIEVEGVRVKILHSGAGAITESDIILAAASNAIVIGFNVRPDNQAKSTAEAEKVDIRLHRVIYNVIEEIEQAMKGMLDPEYKENVIGHAEVRNVFKVTKVGTIAGCMVTSGKITRSAEARLIRDGIVIFEGKIDSLKRFKDDAKEVAQGYECGITLDGYNDVKELDIIEAFVMETVER from the coding sequence TTGAGTAAACAAGAAAGCAAAGACAAAGTGCGGGTATACGAATACGCCAAATCGTTGAACATGAGCAGCAAAGAAATTATCACCATTCTTAAACGGCTGGATATTCCCGTGAACAACCATATGAGCGTCATGGAACATGATGCCGTAGGTAAAGTGGAAAGTTTTTTTAAGAATATTAAATCCAATGCTGCGGCCAAGCAAGGCGGAGCAGGTACGGCGCAAGTAAGCTCGAATCAGGCCGGTTCAAGCCAGAATAGTAATCATTCAACTGAGCAAACCAAAAATCAACAGGAAAAGCAGGTAAGTATGAATAGGACAAACAACAACCAAAACAGTAACCGAAGCAGCGCTCCTAAAGCGCAAAGCAGTCAGCAGGGCGGTCAAAACCGCAGTCAACAAAGTACTAGCAGACCCACTGGTCAGCAAAGTACACAAAACCGTAGTAATGGTCAACAACAGGGAGGACAACAGCGTCCTAGTGGCAACACAGGTTCGCGTCCTCAAGGTAACCAAAGCACTAACTCACGCCCTCAGGGAAGTAGTCAGGGTGGTACGGCTGTAAGAACATCATCCTCCACAGGTAGCAACAATGCTAACCGTAGTGGTGGCAACCGTACAGGCAGTAACTCCAACAACAGTGGTAACCGTTCCGGTCAAGGACGTTTTGACGATAACCGTCAAGGCGGCGGACGCGGTGGTAACGGTGGTCGCGGAGGCAATAATCGCGGTGGCAGTAATCGTGGCGGGAAATTTAACAATCGTGGTAAAGGTCAACAACAGGAACGTCGCGAGAAAATCGACAACACGCCTAAGAAAATTATTGTGCGTGGTGAGATGACCGTAGGCGAAACAGCCAAGCTTCTTCATAAGGATGCGTCAGAAGTCATCAAAAAGCTGATTATGCTCGGAACGATGGCGACCATTAACCAGGAACTGGATATGGATACCATCCTCTTGCTTGCCGGAGACTTTGGCGTCGAGGTAGAAGTGAAAATTCCGGTCGAAGAAGATCGTTTTGAAACCGTGGAAGAAAATGATGATCCTGCGGATCTGAGAACACGTCCACCAGTTGTAACGATTATGGGTCACGTCGATCATGGTAAAACAACTTTGCTGGATGCCATTCGCTCGACTAATGTAACCGGTGGCGAAGCTGGCGGTATTACACAGCATATTGGTGCATACCAAGTTGAAATTAATAGCAAAAAAATCACTTTCCTGGATACACCGGGTCACGAAGCCTTTACCGCTATGCGTGCGCGTGGTGCTCAAGTGACAGATATGACGATTATCGTGGTTGCAGCTGACGACGGTGTTATGCCACAGACGGTCGAAGCTATTAACCATGCGAAGGCAGCAGGTCTGCCAATTATCGTAGCTGTGAACAAGATCGACAAACCGGATGCCAACCCGGATAAAGTGAAGCAAGAACTCACTGAATATGAATTGGTACCTGAAGAGTGGGGCGGCGATACGATTTTCGTCAACGTTTCCGCGAAACAAAGAATGGGTCTGGAAGACCTGCTCGAAATGATTCTGCTCGTAGCTGAAGTGAACGAGTACAAAGCGAACCCGAACAAACGGGCACGTGGTACTATCATTGAGGCAGAACTGGATAAAGGCCGCGGTTCTGTAGCCCGTATCCTCGTTCAGAACGGTACACTGAAAGTTGGCGATGCTTTCGTAGCGGGTAACTGCTTCGGACGTGTGCGTGCCATGGTGAACGATAAAGGTCGTCGTCTTAAGGAAGCGGGTCCTTCCACTCCAGTTGAAATTACTGGTTTGACAGAAGTTCCACTTGCTGGCGATCCATTCATGGTGTTTGAGGATGAGCGCAAAGCTCGTGCTATTGCTGATAGACGTGCGATCACACAACGCCAATCTGATCTGGGCAGTAATACACGCGTAACACTGGATGACCTGTTCCAACACATCAAGGATGGCGAAATGAAGGATCTGAACGTCATTATTAAAGGTGACGTACAAGGTTCCGTCGAAGCGTTGAAAGGTTCCTTGAACAAAATTGAAGTCGAAGGTGTGCGCGTTAAAATTCTTCACAGTGGTGCAGGAGCAATCACCGAATCTGATATTATTTTGGCAGCAGCTTCCAATGCTATTGTCATTGGTTTTAATGTTCGTCCGGATAACCAGGCGAAATCTACAGCGGAAGCTGAAAAAGTGGACATTCGTCTACACCGTGTCATTTACAATGTCATTGAAGAAATAGAGCAAGCCATGAAGGGCATGCTGGATCCTGAATATAAAGAAAATGTGATTGGGCATGCTGAAGTACGTAACGTATTCAAAGTTACTAAAGTCGGTACGATCGCTGGTTGTATGGTGACATCCGGTAAAATTACCCGTTCAGCAGAAGCACGTCTGATTCGTGATGGCATCGTCATTTTTGAAGGTAAAATCGACTCACTGAAACGCTTTAAGGACGACGCAAAAGAAGTTGCCCAAGGTTACGAATGCGGTATTACCCTTGATGGCTATAATGATGTTAAGGAACTCGACATTATTGAAGCGTTCGTCATGGAAACAGTGGAGCGCTAA
- the rbfA gene encoding 30S ribosome-binding factor RbfA gives MAKIRTGRVGEQIKKELSQLIQTELKDPRIGFITVTGVDLTNDLSQAKIYLSVLGDEEQKNSSLKALDKANGYLRSELGKRIRLRHIPELIFKIDESIAYGSRIEKLLSDIDKDEK, from the coding sequence ATGGCTAAAATACGTACAGGTCGGGTTGGCGAGCAGATCAAGAAGGAGCTAAGCCAACTCATACAAACTGAATTAAAAGACCCCCGCATCGGTTTTATCACCGTAACGGGTGTCGATCTTACAAATGATTTGTCCCAAGCGAAAATATACTTGAGCGTGCTCGGGGATGAAGAACAGAAAAATTCTTCCCTGAAGGCATTGGACAAAGCGAACGGTTATCTTCGTTCTGAACTCGGCAAACGGATACGGCTGCGCCATATCCCTGAGTTGATTTTCAAAATTGACGAATCTATTGCTTACGGCAGTCGAATTGAAAAACTGCTGAGTGATATCGACAAGGATGAAAAATAA
- a CDS encoding DHH family phosphoesterase → MHTYEQALQQAKEFILEHDDYLIVSHVQPDGDAVSSTVTVGWLLSCLGKKFTMLNEGPIPKRMDFLWHADEIMDMSQQPPERKYNRIICVDCADYRRVGLTEQFFSEDAIILNIDHHPTNDAYGTVNVIKPDAAATAEILFDLLKEFAVTWDVEIATALYTGLLTDTGGFRYSNTSPKVMSTVSQLLAYGVDGPSLSEKLLEEMTFPQMKVLTKALQTLTMSEDGKVAWVVVTPDDMTDCGAVNEDLEGIVNYPRNIRGVEVGIFFKVINDQAVKASLRSAGNVDVAALAQSFGGGGHVRAAGCRLEGKLGDIIETVVGRVKSEL, encoded by the coding sequence ATGCATACCTATGAACAGGCGCTTCAACAAGCGAAGGAATTTATTCTGGAGCATGATGATTACCTGATCGTATCGCATGTACAGCCGGACGGAGACGCAGTCAGCTCCACCGTAACGGTGGGCTGGCTTCTCTCATGTCTGGGGAAGAAATTTACCATGCTGAATGAGGGGCCTATTCCCAAACGTATGGATTTTTTATGGCATGCCGATGAGATTATGGATATGAGCCAGCAACCGCCAGAACGGAAATACAACCGGATCATTTGTGTAGATTGTGCGGATTACCGTCGTGTTGGTTTGACAGAGCAATTTTTTTCGGAAGATGCCATTATCCTGAATATTGATCATCATCCAACCAATGATGCTTACGGTACAGTTAATGTGATTAAGCCGGATGCTGCGGCAACAGCAGAAATTCTTTTTGACCTACTGAAAGAGTTTGCAGTAACCTGGGATGTCGAAATAGCTACGGCTTTATATACAGGGTTGCTAACGGATACAGGAGGTTTCCGTTACTCCAACACTTCACCGAAAGTGATGTCTACTGTGTCACAGCTACTTGCTTACGGTGTAGATGGTCCATCTTTATCCGAGAAATTGCTCGAGGAAATGACCTTTCCACAAATGAAGGTGTTAACAAAAGCATTGCAAACGCTCACGATGTCGGAGGATGGGAAAGTCGCTTGGGTCGTAGTAACCCCTGACGACATGACGGATTGTGGTGCTGTAAATGAGGACTTGGAAGGCATCGTGAATTATCCAAGAAATATTCGTGGAGTTGAAGTAGGCATTTTCTTTAAGGTTATTAATGATCAAGCGGTCAAGGCCAGCTTGAGATCGGCAGGGAATGTTGATGTAGCTGCGCTGGCTCAATCATTTGGGGGCGGTGGACATGTACGTGCAGCTGGCTGCCGGCTAGAGGGTAAGCTGGGAGATATCATTGAGACAGTTGTAGGGCGGGTGAAATCTGAGCTATGA